The Humulus lupulus chromosome 7, drHumLupu1.1, whole genome shotgun sequence region TAAGCAACCATATAAAGTTTCATTTATATAGTTGCAAGGCAACATAAAGTTTCATTTTTGtagtatcaacaatttcaattaaCAAGTCCGATTAAGAAATAACACTtatcaccacaactcaaaatTAGAGGAAAAAAATATTGAAGGTGGGAAGAAAAGCATTGAAGGTTGCAACctcctttattttatttcttcaaaacaaagacttaaaaaaaggaaggaataattaatttaattaaaatagcaTCATAACTTCACATGGACATTTCCAAGTTTTCAATTTGACACATTTAACATTTTCACAATTATAAAATTTTCCCCAGTATTATATTAATAGAATTGTTGATCTTCAACTTTGTTTCAAGTGACATATATAATAATGAAAATGAGAAGATCAACGATATCAATACATACTAtatgcttgttttttttttttttttataaataatgcAGCTACTCCACCTGTTGAAcatatacccacataattttaCCTATACAACACCCATAATatatgataatatatatatatatgattttaccTATACAACACCCATACAACACTCATGTGGCatagaatctaaaaaaaaaattaataataacaaaaCATACTACATATACCCATGTTTGACTATGCTTTATTCACTTTCAAATTAGACCAAGATTcacattgtttgtaatatttacTTCAAAGGCGTACTATTGTGCAAATCGTATTTTTGCAAAACATCTTAAAGGAATATATTAATGAATGAATTATTTAATTACCGTATTTTTGCATtaaaacttttgtatatatgtattaatgaaaaaatcaaattaaatatctaatttttaaaaattgacaaatcataattaataaaattaattaaatatctaatttaaaaATCCTAACCAATACACATTCAATTTTGTTTTTAATGAATATTCATATAAAgagaataaaattaaattaaaaaatctcaAAATAACAACCTATGTAtacaatttaaatttgaattatctattttctcttttttttatcacttttattttaataataattataataaatagcaattaaatatatatatatataataatctataaataatgtatctgtttatatttttaacctttaacaaaatacaggatccaaaagTTAGGTTTTTACAATAAAGGGTCTAAACAGGTAATCTACCAAAATACATGTGGTTcaaataactatttatatattcctatttttatgtttttgacaaaacacgaaatccacaagttaatttataaaaataaatagtccaaatagctaattgactaagatacaatattcaaaatggtgtgaacctttacagaaaacaaaaattatgaatatttatataatttactttttataaaaaaaattaacctttaaTAGATATATActccaaatgttaatttttaaaattaaatggtTAAAACGAGTAATTAACCAAAGTGCAATATTGGAATAGTTGATCTATTTATTCctattttaactttttgacaaaccACGAGGtcaaaaagttaatttttaaaaataaagggtctaaATAAgtgatcgactaaaatacaaTGAACACTATcatgaaaaaaaaacttttgacGAAACATGAAGTCCAAAAgttaatttcttaaaataaaatgtccaaacaagtaatcgactaaaatataaggttcaaaatggtgtgaacccttacacagaacatatattatatatataatttattttttattaagaatttttaacattttgaatacatacatagTCCAaagattatttttaaaaatatatggcAAAACGGGTAATCGATCaaaatataatattcaaataatcgatcaatttattattatttttaacatttttgacaaaatatgagatataaaatttaatttaaaaaataaattatccaaattggtaatcgaccaaaataacccttacataaaacataaatttcttTATACACAATTTAAAAAATCACATAAAgtgtataataataatatgtgtataataataatataaataaataaataaataaatgtatacaaGTTATTTGACTTTGTTTTCAACACTTTAATTATTTCTTATACAATGAATAccattttagaaaaaaatatttgagtttttatttttttttaattgcaaAGCATAgatatattttctagttaaaaaTAAACTTAGGCTATCAGTCATATATAAAAGGTCAACACGAGTagtattatgtattttttttcacaaaataaaaatctTATTTATAATTGATTGAAATCAAAAGTCTAAACTCGTATAAAATTATGACAGTactcaaaataaaataaaccctactttataaaattgaaaattatcattgaaattgaaaataaaatatcaaatatGATATTATGCTAAATTACGGCATTAAAATGACATTTACCATATTTGTCTTAAAAAAATCCTTTTACTTTTGAGAACTTCATAGTTGAAACATGGTCCGAAATATAAATTTCACATAAATTGATTTTGGTGCTTATAAAAAGAAAAGTACAATGTACCCATGTGTTTATTACGAGAATCCTTCTCTCCCTATACTAATGATATCCCTCACATTTACATATACAAACACTACTTCGCTGTCTCAAGCTCAGAAGGCTAGGAGATCAAACCCTTCATTCTTATGCATACCAACCCTCCATGGGTACCCCACTACCACCAACTTCCCAACACCACTATTCATCCTTTCAATACAATGAGGGAGAACCTCTCTCCCTCCAAAAACCCATACCAATTTATATAGTTACAAACTAAAACCAATCATTTTCAATCATTATCTAGTGAACCAAAATAACAGAAACAAAGGAAAATAATTTGTGAGACTATTCCAACACATTATCTGGATTGAAGTTCAAAGCTTCACTCCATATGAGCTCCTTTATATCTTCTTCATTCAGGGATATCTGTTCGAAATCAAAGACAAATGGAGATGGGCATATGGGCTCCTCATTGATCTCATGTAGACTCGACAAGTATGGGTGATTCAGTGCTTCATCAACTTTGCAAAATGACAGGTTTCAGTGTTAAGAAAGATACATTTGAGAAATACTAAAGAAATTCAAATGGTCAATTGCTCAGGTTCAAGTTTTAAGAACTGCTAAAGGACATACCAGTAATGCGTTTGCACGGATCGAATACTAGCATCTTTTCGGCAAGATCAATTACCTCAGGAGATGCATTTGGGAACTTTTGTGCAAAGGATTGCTTGGGGACTAATGGAAGCTGCTTAACATACTTCCTTGCATTATCACTTCTTAGGAATCCAAGATCTGAATCATCAGGAGAGCCGAGTAGCTGTTTTTGGAAATAATAACATTAACCATTCATATTGCAGTAGTCCAAATCTCTTCTAAATAGTGCAAAACAATATTACTCACTGCAACTTGCTTTACCAGAGCTGAACCTTTCAAGCAGACAAATGCTTGAGAGTCTAGAGTGAAAAAAATTAAAGTACCTCAGTTATTAAAGTCAACTGCTGAACATAGTCTCTACCAGGAAATAGTGGTTCTCTTCCTATAATCTCCATCAAGATGCACCCAACTGACCATATATCAATTGCGGCAGTATATTCTGAGCAGTTCAGTAGTAATTCAGGCGCTCGATACCAACGAGTGACCACATACTCTGTCATGAAATCTGTCTCTGAGGTAGTTCTTGCAAGGCCAAAGTCACAAATCTTGAGGTCACAATTTGCATTGAGAAGAAGATTACTTGGTTTCAGATCCCGATGCAGAACATTTGCAGAGTGTATGTACTTCAATCCACGCAGCAATTGATATAGAAAATACTGTTGAAGACATTAGAAAAGCAGATTTAGATTTCAATCACTTATAGTTGGTCATCTCAATGTTAAACAAATTATATGTAATTTTACATCACAAAATAGATACCAAAACCTGCCTGGCAAGCCATAATTGATGATCCATAAATCTTACTAATTATCCTGGCATCATGTACGTTACAAAAAACTATATATTGGGACAAAATGCATAACCATAACCAATTCTATTTAGCAACTGCAGGATTGCActgaaaataataatatttaagcTGAAACTCATCTCTTAGACACTGAATCTCTAAATCTCACCCATCTAATGACCAAATATAGTTTTGAAGAAGTGCATGTCTAAAGGACAAGAGATGGGTGCGGGCATTGCCATATACGATCTCTCATCCCACTAAGTTTTTTCTCACAGGCTTTTGGGAAGCATAGACAAAACGTATGAGACCTTATGGAACAGTGATTAAAAAGAATGAATGTAGAATAGCATTTAGAACAAAATTTCCATGTCACAGGCAACAAAGAGGACTACTTGCCTGACAGTGATCATCAGTCAAAGCCTGGCTGGAGCGTGTGATTTGATGCAAATCAGTATCCATTAACTCGTACACGATATAAACATCATTAAACTTCTCCCTATCCGGTGGTCTTATGATGTCCTTTATTTTGACAATCTGCAAGATAAGAATAGCTTTCTTTTCAGAAAATACAATATCCTTAAC contains the following coding sequences:
- the LOC133788484 gene encoding mitogen-activated protein kinase homolog NTF6-like; translation: METSEAKGVLTYGGKYVQYNVLGNLFEVSAKYVPPIQPVGRGAYGIVCCATNSETKEEVAIKKIGNAFDNSIDAKRTLREIKLLCHMEHENIVKIKDIIRPPDREKFNDVYIVYELMDTDLHQITRSSQALTDDHCQYFLYQLLRGLKYIHSANVLHRDLKPSNLLLNANCDLKICDFGLARTTSETDFMTEYVVTRWYRAPELLLNCSEYTAAIDIWSVGCILMEIIGREPLFPGRDYVQQLTLITELLGSPDDSDLGFLRSDNARKYVKQLPLVPKQSFAQKFPNASPEVIDLAEKMLVFDPCKRITVDEALNHPYLSSLHEINEEPICPSPFVFDFEQISLNEEDIKELIWSEALNFNPDNVLE